Proteins encoded within one genomic window of Ammonifex degensii KC4:
- the rimI gene encoding ribosomal protein S18-alanine N-acetyltransferase codes for MTLQVVTMTPEHLDEVLEIERLSFPLPWDRDTFLFEILINKLAEYVVALWNGKVVGYGGMWIVADEGHITNIAVHPDYRLRGVGREILKELIRRAREKGLSRMTLEVRPSNAVARHLYRSLGFVEKGIRKRYYRDNDEDAIIMWLEDLQVMPREER; via the coding sequence ATGACCTTGCAGGTAGTGACCATGACGCCGGAACATTTGGACGAGGTACTGGAAATAGAGCGCTTATCCTTTCCCCTTCCTTGGGACCGGGATACCTTCCTCTTCGAGATACTCATTAACAAGCTGGCGGAATACGTGGTGGCTTTGTGGAACGGTAAGGTAGTGGGATACGGGGGCATGTGGATAGTAGCGGACGAAGGGCACATCACCAACATCGCCGTGCACCCAGACTACCGGCTGCGGGGAGTGGGAAGAGAGATCCTAAAGGAGCTTATCCGGCGGGCAAGGGAGAAGGGTCTTTCCCGCATGACCTTGGAGGTGCGCCCCTCAAACGCAGTAGCCCGGCACCTTTACCGGAGCCTCGGCTTCGTCGAGAAGGGGATAAGGAAGCGTTATTACCGGGACAATGATGAAGACGCTATCATTATGTGGTTAGAGGATTTGCAGGTGATGCCCCGTGAAGAACGGTAA
- the tsaB gene encoding tRNA (adenosine(37)-N6)-threonylcarbamoyltransferase complex dimerization subunit type 1 TsaB: MRLVLGIETSTAQALSVAVVGEEGLLAEATARGERWHAERLFSFIEWVLESAEVKLEELGGIAVSTGPGSFTGIRLGVAAAKTLAQVLNLPVFGVPTLEALALPWQYCALPVCPLVPSRRQEVFAALYRQGELLKEPWAASPAEVAAELRPLGPILLTGAGAKLHAPVFRELLGEQAIFPTPLPDGPSAQVVASRGLDFLKQGMKGDLFELSPIYLRPPAISGRGQAS, from the coding sequence ATGCGCTTGGTTCTGGGAATTGAGACGAGCACGGCCCAGGCCTTAAGTGTGGCGGTGGTAGGGGAAGAGGGACTTTTGGCCGAAGCCACGGCGCGGGGCGAGAGATGGCACGCGGAGCGCCTCTTCTCTTTTATCGAGTGGGTGCTTGAGTCGGCAGAGGTAAAACTGGAGGAGCTTGGTGGCATCGCAGTTTCCACCGGTCCTGGCTCCTTCACCGGCATTCGTCTGGGGGTGGCGGCAGCCAAGACGCTGGCCCAGGTCTTAAATTTACCGGTTTTCGGCGTACCCACCCTGGAGGCTTTGGCTTTACCCTGGCAGTACTGTGCCCTTCCAGTATGCCCGCTGGTTCCCTCGCGGCGACAGGAGGTCTTTGCTGCCCTCTACCGACAAGGAGAACTATTGAAGGAACCCTGGGCGGCTTCGCCGGCGGAAGTGGCGGCGGAGCTTCGGCCTCTTGGCCCCATCCTGCTTACCGGAGCGGGGGCCAAGCTTCATGCCCCTGTTTTCCGGGAGCTGCTGGGAGAACAAGCTATTTTCCCTACGCCTCTGCCCGACGGCCCGTCGGCGCAGGTAGTAGCTTCCCGGGGGCTGGACTTTCTTAAGCAAGGGATGAAAGGGGATCTTTTTGAACTTTCTCCCATCTACTTGCGTCCGCCGGCGATAAGTGGGAGGGGCCAAGCCTCATGA
- a CDS encoding HIT family protein — translation MQECLFCNLPREAVIAENELAFAIFDKYPVNPGHTLVIPKRHFASFFEATEEEIVALYRLLHEVKKLLDERYHPDGYNVGVNVGKCAGQVIMHLHFHVIPRFEGDAPRPGGLRRVKDPITPWEGEGEKSK, via the coding sequence ATGCAAGAGTGCCTTTTCTGCAATCTGCCGCGGGAGGCTGTCATCGCCGAGAACGAATTGGCTTTTGCCATCTTCGACAAGTACCCGGTAAACCCGGGGCACACCTTGGTCATTCCCAAACGGCACTTTGCTTCCTTCTTCGAGGCTACGGAGGAGGAAATAGTGGCCCTTTACCGCCTTTTGCACGAGGTCAAAAAGCTTTTAGACGAGCGCTACCACCCCGACGGCTACAATGTAGGCGTGAACGTAGGAAAGTGCGCTGGCCAGGTGATAATGCACCTGCATTTCCACGTCATTCCGCGCTTCGAAGGGGATGCACCCCGTCCGGGGGGCTTAAGGCGGGTGAAGGACCCGATCACTCCTTGGGAAGGAGAGGGAGAAAAGAGCAAGTAG
- a CDS encoding formate dehydrogenase accessory sulfurtransferase FdhD, whose translation MIVHWKIVRYLQGEQREVMDEVAEERAFKIVLDGQFLTTLYCLPAELEYLVLGHLWHLGKIRHPAEVAQIEVLAEEIRVSCRPGRTSYPPVSSSPLRADPGELFSLVKALDEEPLFSRTGGVHVGIWGRGGEVIFRTADTGRYNVLDKLTGFALTRGISPSELVLGFSGRMTRGIMEKVARLGVKLIVSPAAPTSAGLELALKKGITVVGFVRQGRLNVYTYPERLFL comes from the coding sequence TTGATTGTTCACTGGAAAATCGTTCGCTACCTCCAAGGAGAGCAGCGCGAAGTAATGGACGAGGTAGCCGAAGAAAGGGCCTTCAAAATTGTGCTCGACGGTCAGTTTCTCACCACCCTTTACTGCCTTCCAGCAGAGCTGGAATATCTGGTGTTAGGGCATCTCTGGCATTTAGGTAAGATCCGTCACCCGGCGGAGGTGGCGCAGATCGAGGTCCTGGCAGAGGAGATTAGAGTCTCCTGCCGCCCCGGCAGGACGTCCTACCCTCCTGTTTCTTCTTCCCCTTTGCGGGCGGATCCGGGGGAACTTTTCTCCCTGGTAAAAGCTCTGGACGAGGAGCCTCTCTTTTCCCGGACCGGTGGAGTGCATGTAGGCATCTGGGGCCGGGGAGGGGAGGTAATCTTCCGCACCGCCGACACCGGGCGGTACAACGTCCTCGATAAGCTAACCGGTTTTGCCCTGACCCGAGGGATTTCTCCTTCCGAGCTCGTTTTGGGCTTCAGCGGGCGCATGACGCGGGGAATTATGGAGAAGGTGGCTCGGCTTGGGGTGAAGCTCATAGTCTCGCCGGCAGCTCCCACTTCTGCGGGGCTTGAGTTGGCTTTGAAGAAAGGTATTACTGTGGTCGGCTTTGTCCGCCAGGGCCGCTTAAATGTTTACACCTATCCGGAAAGACTTTTTCTCTGA
- a CDS encoding UbiX family flavin prenyltransferase — MRLVVALTGASGVYLGVRFLEVLKEHKVETHLLLSRQAEDLIREEMGISPEKVRGLADFAYNEGDWKAPVASGSFLHQGMVVIPCSMKTLAGIAQGYAENLILRAADVTLKERRPLILVPRETPLSALHLENMLKLARLGVIIAPPVPAFYHRPRSIEDMVDFFLGRILNLLGIPNRLNRPWPHSSGL; from the coding sequence ATGCGTCTAGTGGTAGCCTTGACCGGAGCCTCTGGCGTTTATCTGGGGGTGCGTTTTTTAGAGGTCCTCAAAGAGCATAAGGTAGAAACCCACCTGCTTCTAAGCCGGCAGGCAGAAGATCTGATCCGGGAGGAAATGGGGATTTCCCCAGAAAAAGTGAGGGGGTTGGCCGACTTTGCTTATAATGAGGGGGACTGGAAGGCACCCGTCGCCAGCGGCTCTTTCCTTCACCAGGGGATGGTGGTGATACCGTGCAGCATGAAGACCCTGGCCGGGATAGCCCAGGGCTACGCGGAAAACCTCATCCTGCGGGCGGCCGACGTTACCCTTAAAGAGAGAAGACCGCTTATCTTGGTCCCCCGCGAGACCCCTCTGAGCGCCCTGCACCTGGAAAACATGTTGAAGCTGGCCCGACTAGGGGTAATAATCGCCCCTCCGGTGCCCGCCTTTTACCATCGCCCCCGGAGCATAGAAGATATGGTCGATTTCTTTTTGGGGCGCATTTTGAACCTCCTAGGAATACCCAACCGGCTTAACCGCCCGTGGCCTCATTCTTCCGGCTTGTAG
- the thiE gene encoding thiamine phosphate synthase, with protein MMDANLNRLREGLRVLEDLARFTFQERALAEEARAFRHQVAWSREPEQAECLVHRDVAGDWGKDYRSLPYPSLKELVLANSRRVQEAARVLEELARLTLPEREELFRKVRFWAYAAEKKLYSLATGEERRQRCWRWRLYVIVGSEHTGGREVPAVVRAAIAGGAEVIQLREKKLSTRALYSLARQLREITGEAGVDLIINDRVDVALAVGADGVHLGSEDLPLPEARRVIGDKLILGATAHSLEEALEAQAAGADYLGVGPVFPTATKPELKPGGLKLLREVASQVSLPVVAIGGITAENVREVLAQPGVKCVAVIRAVATAPDVKEAAARLKQAMEGMGS; from the coding sequence ATGATGGATGCTAACCTTAACCGGTTGCGTGAAGGGCTGCGAGTGCTGGAGGACTTGGCCCGCTTTACCTTCCAGGAGCGCGCTTTGGCCGAAGAGGCCCGGGCCTTCCGGCACCAGGTAGCTTGGAGCCGGGAGCCGGAGCAGGCCGAGTGCTTGGTCCACCGGGACGTGGCGGGCGATTGGGGGAAGGATTACCGCTCTCTTCCTTACCCCTCCTTGAAGGAACTCGTTCTGGCCAACTCCCGGCGCGTGCAGGAAGCGGCCCGGGTGTTGGAGGAACTCGCGCGGCTCACCCTCCCGGAAAGGGAGGAGTTATTTCGCAAAGTGCGCTTCTGGGCCTATGCGGCGGAGAAAAAGTTATATTCTTTGGCTACAGGAGAAGAACGCCGGCAGCGCTGCTGGCGCTGGCGGCTTTACGTCATAGTGGGTTCGGAGCACACGGGCGGGCGCGAGGTTCCGGCGGTGGTGCGGGCGGCCATAGCCGGAGGAGCGGAGGTTATCCAGCTCCGGGAGAAAAAACTATCCACCCGGGCGCTTTACTCCTTGGCCCGCCAGCTCCGGGAGATAACCGGGGAGGCAGGGGTAGACCTCATCATCAACGATCGGGTGGACGTGGCCCTGGCGGTAGGGGCAGATGGGGTGCACCTCGGGTCAGAGGATCTTCCCCTGCCTGAGGCCCGCCGGGTCATCGGGGACAAGCTCATTCTAGGGGCTACGGCCCACTCTTTGGAAGAAGCCCTAGAAGCTCAGGCGGCGGGAGCCGACTACCTGGGAGTGGGGCCGGTCTTTCCTACCGCTACCAAGCCGGAACTCAAACCTGGGGGGTTAAAACTTCTTCGGGAAGTAGCTTCCCAGGTATCCTTACCGGTGGTGGCCATAGGGGGTATCACGGCGGAGAACGTGCGGGAAGTCTTAGCCCAGCCTGGGGTAAAGTGCGTGGCGGTGATTCGCGCAGTAGCAACAGCTCCTGATGTTAAAGAGGCGGCGGCGCGGCTGAAACAAGCGATGGAGGGGATGGGATCTTGA
- the tsaD gene encoding tRNA (adenosine(37)-N6)-threonylcarbamoyltransferase complex transferase subunit TsaD: MKNGKVLILGIETSCDETAAAVVADGYEILSNVVSSQVEIHRCFGGVVPEVASRRHLEMLNPVIDLALKEAGVSFDDLDAVAVTQGPGLLGSLLVGLMAAKSLAFALKLPLIAVHHIKAHVYANFLAYPRVEFPFVALVVSGGHTDLIYATSHSDFRLIGRTKDDAAGEAFDKVARFLGLEYPGGPAIERKARQGDPAAFPLPHLQRTGEDFDTSFSGLKTAVIYRWRQAQEKGEKVRVEDVAASFQATVVEILQEKAFAAVRAFKVPTLLLAGGVAANGHLRARFTTRAQEEGINLLIPPPALCTDNAAMVAAAAYYQFLRGDFAPLTISAEAGLPLG, encoded by the coding sequence GTGAAGAACGGTAAGGTACTGATCCTAGGCATCGAGACCTCCTGCGATGAGACGGCAGCCGCGGTGGTAGCCGACGGCTACGAGATCCTTTCCAACGTGGTTTCCTCCCAGGTGGAGATCCACCGGTGCTTTGGCGGGGTAGTGCCCGAAGTGGCCTCCAGGCGGCATCTGGAGATGCTGAACCCCGTCATCGACCTGGCCCTGAAAGAGGCAGGGGTAAGCTTTGACGATTTGGATGCGGTGGCGGTGACCCAGGGCCCCGGCCTGCTGGGTTCGTTGCTGGTGGGACTTATGGCTGCCAAAAGCCTGGCTTTTGCTTTAAAGTTGCCCCTCATTGCCGTACATCACATAAAGGCTCACGTTTACGCCAATTTTCTTGCCTATCCCCGCGTGGAGTTCCCTTTTGTGGCCCTGGTGGTGTCGGGAGGGCACACCGATTTGATTTATGCGACTTCCCACAGCGACTTCCGGTTGATCGGCCGTACCAAAGACGATGCAGCTGGAGAAGCTTTCGACAAAGTAGCGCGTTTCTTAGGGCTAGAGTATCCTGGCGGCCCGGCCATCGAAAGAAAAGCGCGCCAAGGCGACCCTGCGGCCTTTCCCTTGCCCCATCTTCAACGGACTGGCGAAGATTTCGATACCAGCTTCAGTGGCCTCAAAACGGCGGTCATCTATCGCTGGCGCCAAGCCCAGGAAAAAGGAGAAAAAGTACGAGTGGAAGACGTAGCTGCCAGCTTCCAGGCCACGGTGGTGGAAATCCTACAGGAAAAGGCTTTTGCCGCCGTACGCGCCTTCAAAGTGCCTACACTTCTTCTGGCCGGCGGGGTGGCGGCCAACGGCCACCTGCGGGCCCGCTTCACCACCCGGGCGCAAGAGGAGGGGATAAACCTTCTGATTCCTCCCCCGGCTCTCTGCACCGACAACGCCGCCATGGTGGCCGCCGCCGCTTACTACCAGTTTCTGCGGGGAGATTTTGCTCCCTTGACCATAAGCGCCGAGGCTGGCCTTCCCTTGGGCTAG
- the cdd gene encoding cytidine deaminase, with translation MRDEDLVRLALEAKERAYAPYSGIKVGAALLTREGKVFTGANVENASYGLTLCAERVAAVKAVSEGMKEWLVLAVAWNREDFCRPCGACRQVLFEFAPALRVLMANARGEYEEEVLAALLPSAFAK, from the coding sequence GTGCGGGATGAAGATCTGGTGCGGCTGGCGCTGGAGGCTAAGGAGCGGGCCTACGCTCCCTATTCCGGGATTAAGGTAGGGGCGGCCCTCCTTACCCGGGAGGGCAAGGTTTTCACCGGCGCTAACGTGGAGAACGCTTCTTACGGCCTTACTCTGTGCGCGGAAAGGGTAGCGGCGGTCAAGGCGGTAAGTGAAGGAATGAAAGAATGGCTGGTCCTGGCGGTAGCCTGGAACCGGGAGGATTTCTGCCGCCCCTGCGGGGCCTGCCGCCAGGTGCTTTTCGAGTTTGCTCCTGCTCTGCGTGTACTCATGGCTAACGCCCGAGGAGAATACGAAGAGGAGGTATTGGCGGCGCTTTTACCCAGCGCTTTTGCGAAATGA
- the thiC gene encoding phosphomethylpyrimidine synthase ThiC, whose amino-acid sequence MTQLEAARKGEVTPAMERVAAREGLAVEKVLEGVAAGKIVIPANHNHRNLDPTGIGAGLRTKVNANLGTSPQFPDPERELHKLQVALAAGADTVMDLSTGGDLDAVRRLILTHSPVPVGTVPIYQAAVEARERHRSIVAMTADELFEVIERQAADGVDFMTVHCGVTMESVERLKRQGRVTDIVSRGGCFILGWIIHHEEENPLYAQFDRLLDICRRYDVTLSLGDGLRPGALADATDRAQIQELIILGELVDRAREAGVQVMVEGPGHVPLDQVALNVQLQKSLCREAPFYVLGPLVTDVAPGYDHIVAAIGGAVAAMAGADFLCYVTPAEHLGLPTAEDVREGVIAARIAAHAADLVKGVPGAKEWDLAMSRARKRLDWEEQLRLALDPEKARRLRQERNPEGIRECTMCGEFCAMRLVAGFLGLDSKARTC is encoded by the coding sequence TTGACTCAACTGGAAGCAGCCCGTAAAGGCGAGGTTACTCCCGCCATGGAAAGGGTGGCAGCGCGAGAGGGACTGGCGGTGGAGAAGGTGCTCGAAGGAGTGGCGGCAGGGAAGATAGTGATCCCGGCCAACCACAACCACCGTAATCTAGACCCTACAGGCATCGGCGCGGGGTTGCGAACCAAGGTTAACGCCAACCTGGGCACCTCTCCCCAGTTCCCCGATCCGGAGAGGGAACTTCACAAGTTGCAGGTAGCCCTAGCGGCGGGAGCCGACACGGTGATGGACCTAAGCACCGGCGGGGATCTGGACGCGGTAAGACGCCTCATCTTGACCCACAGCCCCGTTCCTGTGGGTACAGTTCCCATTTACCAGGCGGCCGTAGAGGCGCGGGAGCGGCACAGGAGCATAGTGGCCATGACCGCCGACGAGCTCTTTGAGGTGATCGAGCGCCAGGCGGCCGATGGTGTGGACTTCATGACCGTCCACTGCGGCGTCACTATGGAAAGCGTGGAGAGGCTCAAGCGCCAGGGCAGGGTGACCGACATCGTCAGCCGGGGAGGCTGCTTCATACTGGGGTGGATTATCCACCACGAGGAAGAGAATCCCCTTTACGCCCAGTTCGACCGCCTGCTCGACATCTGCCGGCGGTACGACGTCACTCTGAGTCTAGGTGACGGGCTGCGTCCTGGCGCCTTAGCCGACGCCACCGACCGGGCTCAAATTCAAGAGTTGATCATACTGGGGGAGCTGGTGGACCGGGCGCGGGAGGCCGGGGTTCAGGTCATGGTGGAGGGTCCGGGGCACGTTCCGCTGGATCAAGTGGCTCTCAACGTCCAACTGCAGAAGTCCCTCTGCCGCGAAGCTCCTTTCTACGTTCTGGGACCTCTGGTCACCGACGTGGCGCCAGGGTACGACCACATAGTGGCGGCCATAGGAGGAGCAGTGGCGGCCATGGCTGGGGCGGACTTCCTCTGCTACGTCACTCCTGCCGAGCACCTGGGCCTCCCCACCGCCGAAGACGTGCGCGAAGGAGTGATAGCCGCCCGCATAGCGGCCCATGCCGCCGACCTGGTCAAGGGGGTGCCGGGGGCTAAAGAGTGGGACCTGGCCATGTCGCGGGCTCGGAAGAGGCTGGACTGGGAAGAGCAGCTCCGCCTGGCCCTGGACCCGGAAAAGGCGAGGCGCTTGCGGCAAGAGAGGAACCCCGAAGGTATCAGAGAATGCACCATGTGCGGGGAGTTCTGTGCCATGCGCCTGGTGGCCGGCTTCCTCGGCCTTGATTCAAAGGCCAGGACCTGCTGA
- a CDS encoding gamma-glutamyl-gamma-aminobutyrate hydrolase family protein, producing the protein MAVPIGITVGLDQDESRYLLPRAYAEAVSQAGGLPVLLPPLFPSELPAVLQLVRGIILSGGNDLNPAYFGEECLPATRRIDPERDAFELALARLALRRRVPLLGICRGMQVLNVAAGGSIYQDLSLGIPNPLKHFQEAPRWYASHWVELLPGSRLARIMGGITRLKTNSFHHQAVRQVAPGFKAVAWTSDGVVEAIEAEGETFALGVQFHPETMIHKEPIFLRLFVALVQAAGDAWRD; encoded by the coding sequence ATGGCAGTACCCATCGGGATTACGGTGGGGCTCGACCAGGACGAGTCCCGTTACCTTTTGCCCCGCGCCTATGCGGAGGCGGTAAGCCAAGCAGGGGGGCTGCCCGTTTTGCTTCCCCCGCTTTTTCCTAGCGAGTTGCCTGCGGTCCTGCAGCTCGTCCGGGGAATTATTCTTTCCGGCGGAAACGATCTGAATCCAGCCTATTTCGGCGAAGAGTGCCTCCCCGCGACTCGGCGCATCGACCCCGAAAGGGACGCCTTTGAGCTTGCTCTGGCCAGGCTGGCCTTGCGCCGCCGGGTGCCGCTTTTGGGCATCTGCCGGGGGATGCAGGTGCTGAACGTGGCGGCCGGGGGAAGCATCTATCAGGACCTTTCCTTGGGGATACCCAACCCTCTGAAGCACTTTCAGGAGGCTCCCCGCTGGTACGCCTCGCACTGGGTAGAGCTGCTTCCCGGTTCGCGGCTGGCCAGGATAATGGGAGGTATCACCCGACTTAAGACCAACTCCTTCCACCACCAGGCCGTCCGCCAGGTGGCGCCCGGCTTTAAAGCGGTGGCCTGGACTTCGGACGGCGTGGTGGAAGCCATAGAGGCGGAAGGGGAAACTTTCGCCTTAGGGGTGCAGTTCCACCCGGAGACCATGATTCACAAGGAGCCCATTTTCTTACGTCTTTTTGTGGCTCTGGTGCAGGCGGCCGGCGATGCTTGGCGGGATTGA
- the tsaE gene encoding tRNA (adenosine(37)-N6)-threonylcarbamoyltransferase complex ATPase subunit type 1 TsaE gives MSLRLKSRSPEETQAIGEKLGGILRPGDIVALEGELGAGKTCFVRGLARALGVREPVASPSFVLVREYRGERFLLYHFDAYRLEDPRAFWDLGVEEYFASGISVIEWAEKVAAVLPEERLEVRLEYVPDNPEARFIEIEGYGRRGKELLEALRHALGSGN, from the coding sequence ATGAGCCTACGCCTTAAGAGCCGATCGCCGGAAGAAACGCAAGCCATAGGGGAGAAGTTAGGGGGTATCTTACGCCCGGGCGACATCGTGGCCTTGGAGGGGGAGCTGGGTGCGGGCAAGACCTGCTTCGTGCGGGGGTTGGCGCGTGCCCTGGGGGTGCGGGAGCCAGTAGCCAGTCCCTCTTTTGTCTTGGTGCGGGAGTACCGGGGGGAAAGGTTCCTCCTTTATCATTTCGATGCCTACCGGTTGGAAGACCCGAGAGCTTTCTGGGATCTGGGGGTGGAGGAATACTTTGCTTCCGGGATAAGTGTCATCGAGTGGGCCGAGAAGGTAGCAGCTGTTTTGCCGGAAGAACGGCTGGAGGTGCGCTTGGAGTACGTCCCGGACAATCCTGAAGCGCGCTTCATAGAGATCGAAGGGTATGGGAGACGGGGAAAGGAGTTGTTGGAGGCTTTAAGGCATGCGCTTGGTTCTGGGAATTGA
- the thiL gene encoding thiamine-phosphate kinase: MELKEIGEFGLIYRLTQDLPSAREVIQGVGDDAAVLAVGDKWFLFTTDVLVEKVHFRWDLASPADVGFKTLAVNVSDIAAMGGRPTYALVTLGLPLDFPVEKVEEFYAGLKEAAEEYEVILVGGDITRSDIFFAGVALLGEVEPGKAKFRKGARPGDILCVTGPLGGAAAGLVLLESKEELLPETMAHFLRRKYRRPDARLEAGRILGDFEEVHALIDISDGLAGDAHHLARASGVEVNLYRAALPIYPPAQELGRRLGIDPARWALFGGEDYELLFTVEPSAVGKVAKALEGVGLNLFPLGFVEEGEGVKLVLPDGREEELECGGYDHFRGSFYEPTP; this comes from the coding sequence GTGGAGCTCAAAGAGATAGGGGAGTTCGGGCTCATCTACCGGCTGACGCAAGACCTGCCCTCTGCTCGTGAGGTGATCCAGGGGGTGGGGGACGACGCGGCAGTGCTGGCGGTAGGGGATAAATGGTTTCTCTTCACCACCGACGTTCTGGTGGAAAAGGTGCACTTCCGCTGGGATCTGGCTTCCCCTGCCGACGTGGGGTTCAAGACGCTGGCGGTCAACGTAAGCGATATCGCCGCCATGGGCGGCCGCCCTACCTATGCTCTGGTCACCCTGGGGCTTCCCCTGGACTTCCCGGTAGAAAAGGTAGAGGAGTTTTACGCCGGGCTTAAGGAAGCGGCCGAGGAATACGAAGTGATCCTGGTGGGCGGGGACATCACCCGGTCGGATATCTTCTTTGCCGGGGTGGCCTTGCTGGGAGAGGTGGAGCCGGGGAAGGCTAAATTCCGGAAGGGAGCACGCCCGGGGGATATCCTCTGCGTCACGGGGCCTTTGGGAGGGGCTGCGGCCGGGCTGGTGCTTCTCGAGAGCAAAGAAGAACTGCTTCCTGAAACCATGGCCCACTTTCTTCGGCGCAAGTACCGTCGCCCCGATGCCCGACTAGAGGCCGGAAGGATCTTGGGAGATTTTGAAGAGGTGCACGCTTTGATCGACATAAGTGACGGTCTGGCTGGTGATGCCCACCACCTGGCCCGGGCTTCAGGAGTAGAGGTCAACCTTTACCGAGCAGCCTTGCCTATTTATCCTCCCGCCCAGGAGCTCGGCCGGCGCCTGGGAATAGATCCGGCCAGGTGGGCCCTCTTCGGCGGGGAGGATTATGAACTTCTCTTCACCGTAGAGCCTTCCGCTGTGGGTAAGGTGGCCAAGGCTTTAGAGGGAGTGGGGCTCAACCTTTTCCCTCTGGGCTTTGTGGAAGAGGGAGAAGGGGTGAAGCTCGTCCTGCCCGATGGCCGGGAAGAAGAGCTAGAATGCGGAGGATACGACCATTTCCGGGGAAGTTTCTATGAGCCTACGCCTTAA
- the era gene encoding GTPase Era has protein sequence MTEKEYRSGFVSVVGRPNVGKSTLINHLVGQKVAIVSDKPQTTRHRILGVLTLPEAQIVFVDTPGIHKPRHRLGEYLVTLALGALKGVDLVLFLSEATSPPGAGDYFILEQLKKAEVPVILVLNKIDLISKPRLLPLIDLWRQEHDFAAIVPVSALTGENLERLVQEIVEHLPPGPQYFPPEVTTSQPPEFVVAELIREKVLHLTHEEVPHGVAVVVEEMASRRKDLVYLRATIYVERESHKKIIIGAGGQMLRQIGQKAREEIEAFLGKKVYLDLWVKVKEKWRRDDVALRQLGYKPEE, from the coding sequence ATGACGGAAAAGGAATACCGCTCGGGATTCGTAAGTGTAGTGGGAAGGCCCAACGTAGGTAAGTCCACCCTCATAAACCACCTGGTGGGGCAGAAGGTGGCCATAGTTTCCGATAAGCCCCAGACCACCCGTCACCGGATCTTGGGTGTTCTCACCTTACCGGAAGCCCAGATAGTCTTCGTGGACACGCCGGGCATACACAAACCCCGGCACCGGCTGGGGGAGTACCTGGTCACCCTAGCCCTGGGGGCTCTTAAAGGAGTGGACCTGGTGCTTTTCTTGAGCGAGGCTACCTCTCCTCCTGGAGCGGGGGATTACTTCATCCTGGAGCAACTGAAAAAAGCGGAAGTTCCCGTCATCCTGGTGCTTAACAAGATCGATCTTATCTCCAAGCCGCGCCTTCTTCCCCTCATCGATCTCTGGCGGCAGGAGCACGACTTTGCTGCCATAGTACCCGTCTCGGCCCTCACGGGGGAGAATCTTGAGCGGCTGGTGCAGGAGATCGTGGAACACCTTCCGCCCGGTCCCCAGTACTTCCCGCCCGAGGTCACCACCTCCCAGCCCCCCGAGTTCGTAGTGGCCGAGCTCATACGGGAAAAGGTCCTCCACCTCACGCACGAAGAAGTACCCCACGGGGTGGCGGTGGTGGTGGAGGAGATGGCCTCTAGACGGAAGGACCTGGTTTACCTCCGAGCCACTATCTACGTGGAAAGGGAGAGCCACAAGAAGATCATCATCGGGGCCGGAGGACAGATGCTGCGGCAGATCGGGCAGAAGGCCCGGGAGGAGATAGAGGCTTTCCTGGGCAAGAAGGTGTATCTCGATTTGTGGGTTAAGGTGAAGGAGAAGTGGCGGCGGGACGACGTGGCCCTCCGCCAGCTGGGCTACAAGCCGGAAGAATGA
- a CDS encoding DUF1614 domain-containing protein, with amino-acid sequence MWRTVGCAFPLILLLLIPLLFFLFYFQLATFSFTKLGLSPETAILFFGLCLIGGIVNIPISRRRIIVEEGTFFGFPFFFYYPPRVREQIIALNLGGAILPGLFSLYLLFTRAPLVPSIIATAVVTAVAYALARPVPGMGITLPAFVPPLVAAAAAWLVARENAAPVAYVAGVWGTLIGADLLNWPRFKDLGALVLSIGGAGIFDGIFLVGIVAALLA; translated from the coding sequence ATGTGGCGTACGGTGGGCTGTGCTTTTCCGCTGATCTTGCTTCTTCTCATCCCGCTGCTCTTCTTCCTTTTCTACTTTCAGCTCGCTACCTTCTCTTTCACCAAGCTCGGCCTTTCTCCCGAGACGGCCATTCTTTTTTTCGGACTTTGTCTTATAGGAGGAATAGTCAATATTCCCATTTCCCGGCGACGCATTATAGTGGAAGAAGGCACCTTTTTTGGCTTCCCCTTTTTCTTTTATTACCCGCCGCGGGTGCGCGAGCAGATCATCGCCCTTAATTTGGGTGGAGCCATCCTGCCAGGACTTTTCAGTCTTTATCTGCTTTTTACCCGAGCTCCCTTGGTGCCTTCGATTATAGCTACAGCAGTGGTGACGGCGGTGGCCTATGCTTTGGCCCGTCCGGTGCCCGGCATGGGGATCACGCTGCCGGCTTTTGTGCCACCGCTGGTAGCGGCAGCGGCGGCGTGGCTTGTGGCGCGGGAAAACGCCGCTCCGGTGGCCTACGTTGCCGGTGTCTGGGGGACGCTCATCGGGGCTGATCTCCTTAACTGGCCTCGCTTTAAGGATCTGGGAGCGCTGGTCCTGAGTATCGGGGGAGCGGGGATCTTCGACGGCATTTTTTTGGTGGGCATCGTGGCCGCTTTGCTGGCCTAA